From the genome of Parafrankia irregularis, one region includes:
- a CDS encoding DUF58 domain-containing protein — MSAGTRTTPGLPKITPAAWGLLAALVGLGAAASLLRYAELVLLTAAGAAALLLAVVSVARPPRVGVGLRLTAESVSRGDEAALVITVVNHSRWTAPPFTLCVSATPADPGAPSVPGAPSVPGVLSGPGVLSGPLARPAVVGVRRLRGGAGHEVVLPLDTAVRAVSRIGPCWVDRRDPFGLAHRRQSLGEAVTLRVRPRTQALVSPPTAPAHDPDGSSGSGTAGGLMFHTLREYTPGEDLRLVHWAASARLGTLMVRTHVDPSEPASTVVLDTRRCAYPAGPVGAAVFEDAVDAAASAVLACARGAYGVRLVTSGGVRMTGRRRAADVDSLLDQLAAVAPDEGTNLEVLRTLRRGPVGTLVLVTGGIGRDAIRALTPVAHAFGQVIVLRLGPRSEAVARAWGRRTPADRARLRRHRATGEDRRISAAGTTGILQSSDGLDPWASRDRRGTRGEVEMAPPAAAPNATGSGQVRVLHLTTAAELGKIWPLSPQTASPQTTSLSAAATPAGPEPSPGRAVSGPVACSVSAAIDDRGLVQA, encoded by the coding sequence GTGAGCGCGGGCACGCGCACCACCCCAGGGCTACCGAAGATCACCCCCGCGGCATGGGGGCTGCTCGCCGCACTGGTCGGGCTCGGCGCCGCGGCGTCGCTGCTGCGCTACGCCGAGCTGGTGCTGCTCACCGCCGCGGGTGCGGCGGCGCTGCTGCTGGCCGTGGTGTCGGTGGCTCGACCGCCCCGGGTCGGTGTCGGTCTGCGGCTCACCGCCGAATCGGTCAGCCGCGGCGACGAGGCGGCGCTGGTGATCACCGTGGTCAACCACTCGCGGTGGACGGCGCCCCCGTTCACGCTCTGCGTTTCCGCGACACCCGCCGATCCGGGGGCGCCGTCGGTCCCCGGGGCACCGTCCGTTCCGGGGGTGCTGTCTGGCCCGGGGGTGCTGTCCGGGCCGCTGGCGCGGCCGGCAGTCGTAGGCGTCCGTCGGCTTCGCGGCGGTGCCGGTCACGAGGTCGTGCTGCCGCTGGACACGGCTGTCCGGGCGGTCAGCCGAATCGGGCCCTGCTGGGTCGACCGGCGTGATCCGTTCGGTCTGGCACACCGCCGGCAGTCCCTGGGCGAGGCGGTCACGCTGCGGGTGCGCCCCCGCACGCAGGCGCTGGTCTCTCCCCCGACCGCGCCCGCCCATGATCCCGACGGCTCCAGCGGCAGCGGAACGGCGGGCGGGCTGATGTTCCACACCCTGCGGGAGTACACCCCGGGAGAGGACCTGCGCCTGGTGCACTGGGCCGCCAGCGCTCGGCTGGGCACGCTCATGGTCCGCACCCATGTGGACCCGAGCGAGCCCGCCTCCACCGTCGTGCTCGACACCCGCCGGTGTGCCTACCCGGCTGGCCCGGTCGGGGCAGCCGTCTTCGAGGACGCGGTCGACGCCGCGGCCTCCGCGGTGCTGGCCTGTGCGCGCGGTGCCTATGGCGTCCGCCTGGTCACATCGGGCGGTGTGCGGATGACGGGCCGCCGCCGTGCCGCGGACGTTGATTCGCTGCTCGACCAACTGGCGGCGGTTGCGCCTGACGAGGGCACGAACCTGGAGGTGCTGCGGACGCTGCGCCGTGGCCCGGTCGGCACGCTCGTACTGGTCACCGGCGGGATCGGGCGTGACGCGATCAGGGCCCTGACGCCGGTCGCGCATGCCTTCGGCCAGGTGATCGTCCTGCGGCTGGGGCCGCGCAGCGAGGCCGTCGCCCGCGCGTGGGGCCGGCGGACCCCGGCAGACCGGGCCCGGCTGCGCAGGCACCGGGCGACGGGCGAAGATCGGAGGATTTCTGCCGCTGGGACGACCGGAATCCTCCAGTCTTCGGACGGGCTGGACCCCTGGGCCTCCCGGGATCGCCGGGGCACTCGGGGCGAGGTCGAGATGGCTCCGCCGGCGGCCGCGCCGAACGCCACCGGATCGGGCCAGGTGCGGGTGCTGCACCTGACAACCGCCGCCGAGCTGGGGAAGATCTGGCCCCTCTCGCCCCAGACCGCATCGCCCCAGACCACATCACTCTCGGCCGCGGCAACGCCTGCCGGGCCGGAGCCGTCGCCCGGTCGGGCGGTGTCAGGCCCCGTGGCGTGCTCTGTGTCGGCAGCCATCGACGACCGCGGGCTGGTCCAGGCATGA
- a CDS encoding AAA family ATPase has product MTVSTDRAIPFAIAFEDVVANVEQVIRGKRAAVELATICLFAQGHLLVEDVPGLGKTTLARSLAASVNARCHRIQFTPDLLPADITGTNVFNQRTSEFTFRPGPVFAGIVIGDEINRASPKTQSALLEVMEERHVTADGTRYPVPAPFMVIATQNPVDMDGTYALPEAQLDRFLMRLRIGYPTLEAELEILEGRQVGRRVEDLRPVLRAEDVVAHAERTLGVHVAPEMRRYIVRVVAATRSRRDVVRLGASPRGSVALLRAAQVRAASTGRSFVTPDDVGVLAGPLLAHRLVLTPEAELRRVTAEDVVAEVLDTVPSPRRLVAT; this is encoded by the coding sequence ATGACGGTCAGCACCGATCGGGCCATCCCGTTCGCGATCGCCTTCGAGGACGTCGTCGCCAACGTCGAGCAGGTCATCCGCGGCAAGCGGGCCGCGGTGGAACTAGCCACCATCTGCCTGTTCGCGCAGGGCCACCTGCTTGTGGAGGACGTACCGGGACTGGGCAAGACCACGCTCGCCCGCAGCCTCGCGGCGTCGGTGAACGCACGCTGCCACCGGATCCAGTTCACGCCCGACCTGCTGCCCGCCGACATCACCGGCACCAACGTCTTCAACCAGCGGACCAGCGAGTTCACGTTCCGTCCCGGCCCGGTCTTCGCGGGCATCGTCATCGGCGACGAGATCAACCGGGCGTCGCCGAAAACCCAGTCCGCTCTGCTGGAGGTGATGGAGGAACGCCACGTCACCGCCGACGGCACCCGCTACCCGGTCCCCGCGCCGTTCATGGTGATCGCCACCCAGAACCCGGTGGACATGGACGGGACGTACGCGCTGCCCGAGGCGCAGCTCGACCGGTTCCTCATGCGGCTGCGCATCGGCTACCCCACGCTGGAGGCGGAGCTGGAGATCCTCGAGGGGCGCCAGGTCGGCCGGCGGGTCGAGGACCTCCGACCGGTGCTGCGGGCCGAGGACGTCGTCGCCCACGCCGAGCGGACGCTGGGCGTGCACGTCGCCCCCGAGATGCGGCGCTACATCGTGCGGGTCGTCGCCGCGACGCGGTCCCGCCGCGACGTGGTGCGGCTCGGCGCGAGCCCGCGGGGGAGCGTCGCGTTGCTGCGGGCGGCCCAGGTCCGCGCGGCCTCGACGGGACGTTCCTTCGTCACACCGGACGACGTCGGAGTGCTCGCCGGGCCGCTGCTCGCGCACCGGCTGGTGCTGACCCCCGAGGCCGAGCTGCGTCGGGTCACCGCGGAGGACGTCGTCGCGGAGGTCCTGGACACCGTGCCGTCGCCGCGCCGTCTCGTCGCCACGTGA
- a CDS encoding AMIN-like domain-containing (lipo)protein, with amino-acid sequence MERSVVRRRAWPIHRPRTTGAATLSILLCAGVVACGDGSGPRGGSVPVASASASADPGASASASASASADPGAGVGAVVSSPPSSWGTGAVSTQRQLATTARLVALRGAHNTVGGVGFDRLVLEFRGGLPGYTAGYVDEVVQPGSGAPLPLEGAVTFEVVVTPAAAHDDAGVTTLTTPRTGGGLPVLTSYVLAGDFEGYVHVGTGLSTRAGFRVLELTNPDRLVIDFAG; translated from the coding sequence ATGGAGCGATCTGTCGTGCGCCGCCGCGCCTGGCCCATCCACCGGCCGCGGACGACCGGCGCCGCCACCCTCTCGATCCTGCTCTGCGCCGGAGTCGTGGCCTGCGGTGACGGGTCAGGCCCGCGGGGCGGTTCTGTCCCTGTGGCCAGTGCCAGTGCCAGTGCCGACCCCGGCGCCAGTGCCAGTGCCAGTGCCAGTGCCAGTGCCGACCCCGGCGCCGGGGTCGGCGCGGTGGTCTCGAGCCCGCCGTCCAGTTGGGGTACCGGTGCGGTCAGCACGCAGCGCCAGCTCGCGACGACCGCACGACTGGTCGCCCTTCGGGGCGCCCACAACACGGTGGGCGGTGTGGGATTCGACCGGCTGGTGCTGGAGTTTCGTGGAGGTCTTCCCGGCTACACCGCCGGCTACGTCGACGAGGTGGTCCAGCCGGGCTCCGGGGCGCCCCTGCCCCTGGAGGGTGCGGTCACGTTCGAGGTCGTGGTGACCCCCGCCGCGGCTCATGACGACGCCGGTGTGACGACGCTGACCACCCCCCGAACGGGGGGTGGGCTGCCCGTACTGACCAGTTACGTGCTCGCCGGGGACTTCGAGGGCTACGTGCACGTCGGCACCGGCCTGAGCACCCGGGCGGGCTTCCGGGTCCTCGAGCTGACGAACCCCGACCGCCTGGTGATCGACTTCGCTGGTTGA